Proteins from a genomic interval of Bacteroidota bacterium:
- a CDS encoding YCF48-related protein → MKRILLCFVFLYAVNNLYAQWVHTSYLINSVDTYVSNVVFTSPNGGYYSDYFIPEESEHYCEYDIYRTDDGWQTFTWVNGGGGNYEAAANIGDLIFLNDSVGYKLVFGIFPYIKKTVDKGHTWSDVPHNVSLYDIYHISYPAEDVGYYLSSPAQIIASYEGDCHLLDFPGEYYGFANISFINDSTGFVFCRDTLNNYVCIRTSDSARTWTGVLNQPNGQFRGIHFPSNNVGYMIAPGGLMYKTTNTGKNWQILPTGVTRNLNSVYFINDSIGYIAGDSGLIMSTNNGGSSWSSEAAGTTFNIKKIYLSDTSNGFFYAGASIFRKSSTGILDTVTGLYAVVTGNYVHLEWTAPSSGGVLGYNVYRNDTLLTTTPVIIPIYDDSLVPNGLQTYCVSAVYGTGESDTVCTDAMITYSIPEEEASVRIYPNPADEVIKIVSPVNFSHIRILNLLGQEVYQYSAPCNNLRILTTGIQAGLYVLQFTLENSTIVRRISIK, encoded by the coding sequence ATGAAAAGAATTCTTCTATGCTTTGTCTTTCTTTACGCGGTAAATAATTTGTATGCACAATGGGTGCATACTTCATATTTGATCAATTCTGTCGATACCTATGTTAGTAATGTTGTTTTCACTTCCCCTAATGGGGGTTATTATTCAGATTATTTTATACCTGAGGAGTCGGAGCACTATTGTGAATATGATATATACCGGACAGATGATGGTTGGCAGACATTCACTTGGGTTAATGGGGGAGGAGGAAATTATGAAGCTGCTGCCAATATCGGAGATCTGATTTTTCTCAATGATTCAGTGGGTTATAAACTGGTGTTTGGTATTTTTCCGTATATTAAAAAAACTGTAGACAAAGGGCATACCTGGTCAGATGTACCACACAATGTTAGTCTGTATGATATTTATCACATTTCCTATCCTGCTGAAGATGTCGGCTATTATCTGTCAAGTCCTGCACAGATTATTGCCTCTTACGAAGGAGACTGCCACCTATTGGATTTTCCGGGTGAATATTATGGTTTCGCAAATATTTCTTTTATCAATGACTCAACCGGATTTGTTTTTTGCCGTGACACATTGAATAATTATGTTTGTATCAGAACTTCTGATTCAGCAAGGACCTGGACCGGGGTGCTAAATCAACCGAATGGCCAATTCAGGGGAATTCATTTTCCATCCAATAATGTCGGGTATATGATAGCGCCTGGTGGTCTAATGTATAAAACAACAAATACCGGTAAGAACTGGCAAATCCTTCCAACGGGAGTTACCCGAAATCTGAACTCGGTTTATTTTATCAACGACTCAATAGGTTATATTGCAGGTGATAGTGGCCTGATCATGAGTACCAACAATGGAGGGTCGAGCTGGTCTTCTGAAGCAGCAGGAACGACTTTCAATATAAAGAAAATCTATTTATCGGATACCTCCAATGGCTTTTTTTATGCCGGGGCATCAATCTTTCGCAAATCATCAACAGGGATTTTGGATACTGTTACCGGTCTCTATGCAGTCGTGACCGGCAATTATGTCCATCTGGAATGGACGGCTCCCTCGTCCGGTGGTGTTTTGGGATATAATGTGTACCGCAATGATACCCTGCTCACAACTACACCTGTCATTATCCCGATTTATGATGACTCCCTGGTTCCCAATGGCCTGCAAACCTACTGCGTTTCAGCAGTCTACGGTACAGGTGAATCTGATACCGTGTGCACAGATGCTATGATCACTTATAGCATTCCGGAAGAGGAAGCATCTGTGAGGATTTATCCGAATCCCGCTGACGAGGTGATTAAAATCGTGTCCCCTGTGAATTTCAGCCATATACGTATTCTTAACCTTTTAGGACAAGAAGTGTATCAGTATAGTGCTCCCTGTAATAACCTGAGGATACTCACCACAGGAATTCAAGCAGGCCTTTATGTGTTGCAATTCACCCTGGAAAACAGCACCATTGTACGTAGGATTTCAATTAAGTAA
- a CDS encoding Fic family protein, with amino-acid sequence MTYDPKVPYNDLPDLPPKMDIETSELLLNHVIVASRSLAELKGLCETMTEEALLNLLFNTVVMQESRDSSAIENIVTTQDELYQAVLNAENANPAAKEVLSYREAIQSGLHLMRDNQNFITTNILVDIVQRIKQNQSGIRVQPGTVLKNSITGNIIYTPPCCEEEIRQKMASLEKFININELSPLDPIIKLTLIHYQFESIHPFSDGNGRTGRILNMLYLIQQQLLPHPVLYLSAYIIDHKQDYYRLLNEVSQKENWRDWILFMTTAVHETAQLTIQKIRDILQLKKELEPQVFKSLEKFGKRNELFELMFNMPYLKIELLVIKGIAHRETASNYLKILEKDGLLTALKISKSTYYINHRLMELLVRRD; translated from the coding sequence ATGACTTACGACCCGAAAGTTCCATATAATGATCTTCCAGATCTGCCGCCCAAAATGGATATCGAAACCAGTGAGCTGCTTCTAAACCACGTAATAGTAGCTTCCCGCAGTCTTGCAGAGCTGAAAGGACTGTGTGAGACTATGACGGAAGAAGCTTTGTTGAATCTATTGTTCAATACTGTTGTGATGCAAGAGAGTCGTGACAGTTCAGCCATCGAAAACATTGTGACCACTCAGGATGAACTCTATCAGGCCGTGTTGAACGCAGAAAATGCAAATCCTGCTGCAAAGGAGGTCTTATCATACCGAGAGGCGATACAATCAGGTTTACACCTTATGAGAGATAATCAAAACTTTATTACGACAAATATTTTAGTGGACATTGTACAAAGAATAAAGCAGAATCAGTCGGGAATCAGGGTTCAACCAGGAACTGTTTTAAAAAATTCAATAACAGGAAATATCATTTACACCCCACCCTGTTGTGAGGAAGAAATACGCCAAAAAATGGCAAGCCTTGAGAAATTCATAAATATTAATGAGCTGAGTCCACTTGATCCAATTATCAAACTTACATTGATTCATTACCAGTTTGAAAGCATTCATCCATTCTCTGACGGTAATGGCAGGACAGGTCGTATCCTGAATATGCTTTACCTGATTCAACAGCAATTACTGCCCCACCCTGTGTTGTATCTCAGTGCCTACATAATAGATCACAAACAGGATTATTACAGGCTTCTCAATGAAGTTTCCCAAAAGGAAAACTGGCGTGATTGGATACTTTTTATGACAACAGCTGTGCATGAAACCGCACAACTCACTATACAAAAGATCAGGGATATCCTGCAACTAAAAAAGGAATTGGAGCCCCAAGTATTCAAGTCACTCGAAAAGTTCGGAAAACGGAACGAATTGTTTGAGCTTATGTTCAATATGCCGTACCTTAAAATTGAATTATTGGTTATAAAGGGAATTGCCCACAGGGAGACAGCATCAAATTACCTTAAAATTCTCGAAAAGGATGGTTTGCTGACCGCTTTGAAGATTAGTAAAAGCACTTATTATATCAACCATCGGCTAATGGAATTGCTGGTAAGAAGGGATTAG
- a CDS encoding adenosine kinase, which translates to MQKILGLGNALVDIMTKLDDDSLLEKFFLPKGSMQLVDKHLSDRILHDTSHLPRTMTSGGSAANTIHGLAKMGIGTGFAGKICYDEFGHFFLNELKTNHIQPHLSYDDTETGRAIALVSMDSERTFATYLGAAMELSVSDLYPGLFDDYAIIHIEGYMVQNHELLAATVRMAKEKGLKVSLDLASYNIVDENLAFLHSVIRENVDIVFANEEEAKAYSGQTPEKALDIIGNECDMAIVKLGEKGSLIKHHNEIITVDGYQIIPIDTTGAGDLYAAGFLYGLIKGYNLEKCGRIASILSAKVIEVIGAKMTEQKWKETYAILRSESLLSESH; encoded by the coding sequence ATGCAAAAAATCCTTGGCCTTGGCAATGCTCTGGTAGATATCATGACCAAGCTTGACGATGACTCTCTTCTTGAAAAATTCTTTCTTCCGAAAGGCAGCATGCAACTGGTTGATAAACATCTTTCCGACAGAATCCTTCATGATACATCACATCTTCCGAGAACCATGACATCAGGCGGCTCAGCCGCCAACACTATCCATGGCCTCGCAAAAATGGGTATAGGAACCGGCTTTGCCGGGAAAATATGTTATGACGAATTCGGACATTTCTTTTTAAACGAACTGAAGACGAACCATATTCAACCACATCTTTCTTATGACGATACCGAAACCGGCAGGGCGATAGCGTTAGTCAGCATGGATTCGGAAAGAACTTTTGCAACTTACCTCGGCGCTGCTATGGAACTATCGGTCAGTGATCTCTATCCCGGGCTTTTCGATGATTATGCAATTATCCATATTGAAGGGTACATGGTCCAAAACCATGAGCTTCTGGCTGCCACCGTTAGAATGGCCAAAGAAAAAGGACTTAAAGTCTCGCTTGATCTGGCAAGCTATAATATTGTGGATGAAAACCTTGCATTCCTTCATTCGGTCATCCGAGAAAATGTCGACATCGTTTTTGCCAATGAAGAAGAAGCAAAGGCCTATTCAGGCCAAACCCCTGAAAAAGCATTGGATATCATCGGTAATGAATGTGATATGGCTATTGTGAAGCTGGGAGAAAAGGGTTCGCTGATAAAACATCATAACGAAATTATTACCGTTGACGGTTATCAGATCATCCCTATTGACACCACAGGTGCCGGAGATCTGTATGCCGCCGGTTTTCTTTATGGCCTCATAAAGGGTTACAACCTGGAGAAATGCGGACGTATAGCTTCCATACTTTCTGCCAAGGTTATTGAAGTCATAGGTGCAAAAATGACTGAACAGAAATGGAAGGAAACATACGCTATACTCCGAAGCGAATCACTACTATCCGAATCTCATTGA